Proteins found in one Hypericibacter terrae genomic segment:
- a CDS encoding ABC-type transport auxiliary lipoprotein family protein produces the protein MTSIPLSMAVAQPSRRLLLRLLGGTALLPLAGCGVLSSYATPLDQYTLSPKTTFQNPPPKVDWQLVVEKPIAAAGIDTARVALSRNPYQVEYFGKAAWTDNAPSMVQTLLIDSFQNTGSIVGVGREAIGLRPDFLLKTDLREFQANYRDNDPIPEVHVKMIARLVKLPERRIIASMTADRKAKAAGAKFTDVVDAFDDALGGVIKQIVIFTLRAPSGDLGGMTGVEIMPPEAPATTGTSP, from the coding sequence ATGACGTCGATACCCCTATCGATGGCGGTGGCCCAACCTTCCCGCCGTCTGCTGTTGCGCCTCTTGGGCGGAACGGCGCTGCTGCCGCTGGCGGGCTGCGGCGTGCTCTCCTCCTATGCCACCCCGCTCGATCAATACACGCTGTCGCCCAAGACCACGTTCCAGAATCCGCCGCCGAAGGTGGATTGGCAGCTGGTGGTAGAGAAGCCGATCGCGGCGGCCGGAATCGATACCGCCCGCGTGGCCTTGTCGCGCAATCCCTATCAGGTCGAGTATTTCGGCAAGGCGGCCTGGACCGACAATGCGCCTTCCATGGTGCAGACGCTGTTGATCGATTCCTTTCAGAATACAGGTTCGATCGTGGGCGTCGGTCGCGAAGCGATCGGGCTGCGGCCGGACTTTCTGCTCAAGACCGACTTGCGCGAGTTCCAGGCCAACTATCGCGACAACGATCCGATCCCCGAAGTCCATGTGAAGATGATCGCGCGCCTGGTGAAGCTGCCGGAGCGGCGCATCATTGCCTCCATGACGGCCGACCGGAAAGCCAAGGCGGCGGGTGCCAAGTTCACCGACGTGGTGGATGCCTTCGACGACGCGCTGGGCGGCGTGATCAAGCAGATCGTCATCTTCACGCTCAGGGCGCCGTCCGGCGATCTGGGCGGAATGACCGGAGTCGAGATCATGCCTCCCGAGGCACCGGCGACGACCGGAACCTCGCCCTGA